The Christiangramia flava JLT2011 genome has a segment encoding these proteins:
- the xerA gene encoding site-specific tyrosine recombinase/integron integrase, translated as MQVTIFGFQHRKSMQIGTRFTYNFELKEHLKKLEDIHWSKTHSCFYLAATPLNFEKLVVHLQQIEKDLVLDLPSLNDFLDNMKGYSNLHIVNFRHYLKGKRYSQSTIKTYLSFTADFLMFHTGKMTFSRSDVERFMESEIAGNKRSISTHRQAISALKLYFEFSDQAEFDLSTLHRPKKSKYVPTVLSKEEVLDLLRLTRNLKHRCVIALIYSSGLRIGELVSLELRDIDIDRKQILVRQSKGRKDRYVMLAESILPLLYNYLQTYEPKRYFAEGFNGNRYSTSAIRTFLKDSCERAKIRKHVTPHTLRHSFATHMLENGTDLRYIQELLGHSKPETTMIYTHVAQKDVVKIQSPLDASIKKLLEQADNGNTNLRLSRNILG; from the coding sequence ATGCAGGTTACTATTTTCGGCTTTCAGCATAGAAAATCTATGCAGATCGGCACCAGGTTTACCTATAATTTCGAACTCAAGGAACATCTGAAGAAACTCGAGGATATTCACTGGTCGAAGACTCATAGCTGTTTTTACCTGGCAGCTACTCCTTTGAATTTTGAGAAACTGGTGGTTCACCTTCAGCAAATTGAAAAAGACCTGGTCCTGGATCTACCCAGCCTGAACGATTTTCTGGATAATATGAAAGGATACTCTAACCTACATATTGTAAATTTTCGACATTACCTGAAAGGAAAGCGTTACAGCCAAAGTACCATTAAAACCTACCTCAGTTTTACTGCCGATTTTTTGATGTTCCACACCGGAAAAATGACTTTTTCCCGCAGCGATGTGGAAAGGTTTATGGAAAGTGAAATTGCCGGTAATAAAAGAAGTATCAGCACTCACCGGCAGGCTATCAGTGCTCTAAAATTATATTTTGAATTTTCTGATCAGGCCGAATTCGATCTATCCACGCTTCATCGCCCGAAGAAAAGCAAATATGTTCCTACAGTTTTAAGCAAGGAAGAAGTGCTGGATCTTCTTAGACTCACCCGAAATCTTAAACATCGGTGTGTGATCGCCTTAATCTATTCCAGCGGTTTAAGAATTGGGGAGCTCGTTAGCCTCGAATTGCGGGATATCGATATTGACAGGAAGCAAATTCTGGTTCGACAGTCCAAAGGTCGAAAAGATCGCTATGTGATGCTGGCGGAAAGTATTCTTCCCCTACTCTACAATTACCTGCAAACCTATGAGCCCAAAAGATATTTTGCCGAGGGTTTTAATGGAAACCGTTATTCTACTTCGGCCATTAGGACCTTTCTGAAAGATTCTTGTGAAAGAGCGAAAATTCGTAAGCATGTGACTCCGCACACTTTGCGTCACAGTTTTGCGACTCATATGCTGGAGAATGGGACCGACCTACGATATATTCAGGAACTACTGGGCCATTCTAAACCGGAGACCACAATGATCTATACGCATGTTGCGCAGAAGGATGTCGTAAAAATCCAGAGTCCGCTAGACGCCAGTATTAAAAAGCTGCTGGAGCAGGCGGATAATGGCAACACAAACCTGCGTTTATCCCGCAATATTCTCGGATAA
- a CDS encoding cytochrome d ubiquinol oxidase subunit II: MLYVVLFFTFFSIFLYVFLGGADFGAGIVELFSSRENQRLNRDTIYKVMGPIWEANHIWLIILIVILWIAFPEYFNIIIIYLHIPLTLVLLGITMRGVAFIFRHYDAVVGQSQVWYNRMFRISSLITPIFLGMSFGALVSGKIVFAENGEVSFQQIFMNPWLNIFTILTGLFYAALCAFLASTLLIGETSGEVRKMYSRKSAIATMVLVIIGGMVLLYGYFQEMVFVQDFLRNTYSLLAIFLSAVLLFPLWRGIKKQYRTQTRILAGIQILLVLFAAVHTHFPSLIITAKGEINMLEGAAPESVINVLGISLIIGGAVILPGLFHLMKSFNMIRFSNNETDTK, from the coding sequence ATGCTGTACGTCGTTCTGTTTTTTACCTTTTTTTCGATCTTTCTCTATGTTTTTCTGGGAGGAGCCGATTTTGGTGCAGGTATCGTAGAGCTTTTTTCCTCCAGGGAAAATCAACGGCTGAATCGCGATACCATCTACAAGGTCATGGGACCAATCTGGGAAGCCAACCACATCTGGCTGATCATCCTGATCGTTATCTTATGGATCGCTTTTCCGGAATATTTTAATATCATCATTATTTACCTGCATATTCCATTAACCTTGGTTTTGCTCGGGATCACCATGCGCGGAGTCGCCTTCATTTTTCGGCATTATGACGCAGTAGTGGGACAGTCACAGGTTTGGTATAACCGAATGTTCCGTATATCCAGTTTGATCACTCCCATTTTCCTCGGAATGTCTTTCGGAGCACTGGTGAGCGGAAAGATCGTATTTGCTGAAAATGGCGAAGTGAGTTTTCAACAGATTTTCATGAATCCCTGGCTGAATATCTTCACAATCCTTACAGGGCTTTTTTATGCGGCATTGTGCGCTTTTCTGGCTTCCACCTTGCTAATTGGGGAAACCTCAGGGGAGGTGCGTAAAATGTACAGTAGGAAATCGGCAATTGCTACCATGGTTCTGGTGATCATAGGTGGGATGGTTTTGTTATATGGCTATTTTCAGGAAATGGTCTTTGTGCAGGATTTCCTTCGGAATACCTATTCCTTACTGGCAATTTTTCTTTCCGCGGTGTTACTGTTTCCGCTTTGGCGAGGAATCAAAAAACAATATCGCACACAAACCCGAATACTCGCTGGAATCCAGATTTTGCTGGTATTATTTGCCGCGGTACATACCCATTTCCCCAGCCTGATCATTACCGCAAAAGGAGAGATCAATATGCTGGAAGGCGCGGCACCCGAAAGTGTTATTAATGTGCTGGGAATTTCATTGATTATTGGTGGAGCGGTAATTTTACCCGGACTTTTCCACCTCATGAAATCTTTTAATATGATCCGGTTTTCCAATAACGAAACAGATACGAAATAA
- a CDS encoding NAD-dependent succinate-semialdehyde dehydrogenase, protein MADEKNIKTINPATEEILKTYEWMSDAEMDQAIEECHNAYLKWRLVTPKDRAKIISKIGEKLTAHKEEFAQLMTSEMGKLVEQGKQEMELCAAICEYTAKNGPEALQDEERELPEGGKGLITYSPLGVIYGIQPWNFPCYQAIRYSIANLMAGNGVLLKHAENVTGSALLLEKIYREAGVPENLFKVLLITHDQSDQVIENDLVRGVTLTGSAKAGKTIAKKAGEKLKKTVLELGSNDAYIVLEDADVPKAVETCVNGRVYNNGETCVAAKRFIVTDKVYEEFKKAFVDQMKNVKYGDPTKEDSDIGPMARKDLRDTVHKQVQESVKKGAKILCGGELPDEKGYFYPATVLENLEPGQPAYDDEIFGPVASLIRAKNAEDALRIANSSRFGLGGAIFSKDEQKAKDLAKHYFDTGMVFINSFGLAKPNMPFGGVKDSGYGREHGGFGLHEFVNTKAVMFA, encoded by the coding sequence ATGGCAGATGAAAAGAATATTAAGACGATCAATCCCGCTACGGAAGAAATTTTGAAGACGTACGAATGGATGAGCGATGCTGAAATGGATCAGGCTATTGAAGAATGTCACAACGCTTACCTGAAATGGCGATTGGTAACACCCAAAGATCGGGCAAAGATTATCAGCAAAATTGGAGAAAAACTAACTGCACACAAAGAGGAGTTCGCTCAATTGATGACCAGTGAAATGGGAAAATTAGTGGAACAGGGAAAACAGGAAATGGAGCTTTGTGCAGCTATTTGCGAGTATACGGCCAAAAACGGACCGGAAGCGCTGCAGGACGAAGAACGCGAGTTACCAGAAGGTGGAAAAGGCCTCATTACCTATTCACCTCTTGGAGTGATCTACGGAATTCAGCCATGGAATTTCCCATGTTACCAGGCGATCAGGTATTCAATCGCTAATTTGATGGCGGGAAACGGAGTGCTGCTGAAACATGCTGAAAATGTCACCGGCAGTGCCTTACTTCTGGAAAAAATTTACCGCGAAGCCGGAGTTCCTGAAAATCTCTTTAAAGTTTTACTGATCACCCACGACCAGAGTGACCAGGTAATCGAAAATGATCTTGTTCGGGGCGTAACTTTGACAGGAAGTGCTAAAGCTGGTAAAACCATCGCGAAAAAAGCCGGGGAAAAACTGAAGAAAACCGTTTTGGAACTTGGAAGTAATGATGCCTACATCGTACTGGAAGACGCCGATGTTCCCAAGGCTGTTGAAACCTGCGTAAACGGCAGGGTTTACAATAACGGGGAAACCTGTGTGGCCGCCAAGCGATTTATTGTAACCGATAAGGTTTATGAGGAATTCAAAAAGGCTTTCGTTGACCAAATGAAAAACGTTAAATACGGAGATCCAACGAAAGAAGATTCAGACATTGGTCCTATGGCCCGAAAAGATCTGCGTGATACGGTTCATAAGCAGGTGCAGGAAAGTGTAAAAAAAGGAGCGAAAATATTGTGCGGTGGGGAATTACCAGATGAAAAAGGATATTTCTACCCTGCTACTGTTTTGGAAAACCTGGAACCGGGTCAGCCAGCATATGATGATGAAATCTTTGGTCCCGTTGCTTCGCTCATTCGGGCAAAGAATGCAGAAGATGCCCTGAGAATTGCCAATAGTTCCAGATTCGGACTGGGTGGCGCGATTTTTTCCAAAGATGAACAAAAAGCAAAAGATCTGGCCAAGCACTATTTTGATACAGGAATGGTATTCATCAATAGTTTTGGCCTGGCTAAACCAAATATGCCTTTCGGAGGAGTAAAAGATTCCGGATACGGTCGTGAGCACGGTGGTTTCGGACTTCATGAGTTTGTAAATACAAAAGCCGTGATGTTCGCCTAA
- a CDS encoding IS110 family transposase, with translation MDKIKHFYGVDISKSFFDVVDQDGKHDQFSNDVKGFKGLLKFLKNDSLVVMEATGYYHYRLAQYLYEKGITVSVVNPLSVKRFIQMRLSKIKTDKSDAKAICEYAQATKVPLYTARNAVQAECLQLLSLQDLYLKQRTAVKNKIHGEKALGTPSKIVTRSLNRSLKQLEKELAQIETKLESLVRKTQEKQLEQLTSIPGMGKKTAMLLIVLTDGFTSFENARQLCCFTGITPTIRQSGTSVRGRSRISKVGNRKLRNLLFMCSFTACKTNKACREIYERIVEKGKSKKLALIAVCNKLLKQAFAIAKSGSFYQENYMSKLA, from the coding sequence ATGGATAAAATTAAACATTTTTACGGAGTAGACATTAGTAAATCATTCTTTGATGTAGTAGATCAAGATGGAAAGCACGATCAATTCTCCAATGACGTAAAAGGCTTTAAAGGCTTGCTGAAGTTCCTCAAGAATGACAGCCTGGTAGTAATGGAAGCCACTGGTTATTATCATTATAGATTAGCCCAGTATTTATATGAGAAAGGTATAACGGTATCGGTTGTGAATCCACTTTCGGTCAAGCGTTTTATTCAGATGAGACTCTCCAAGATCAAGACCGATAAGAGTGATGCCAAAGCCATCTGTGAATATGCACAGGCTACTAAAGTTCCATTGTATACAGCCAGGAATGCCGTGCAGGCAGAGTGTTTGCAGCTACTAAGTCTTCAGGATCTTTATTTGAAACAACGCACTGCTGTTAAGAATAAGATCCATGGGGAGAAAGCTCTCGGTACGCCTTCAAAGATTGTCACTCGATCTCTGAATCGTTCGCTAAAGCAATTAGAGAAGGAATTAGCCCAGATTGAGACCAAGCTAGAATCCTTAGTTAGAAAAACCCAGGAAAAGCAACTGGAGCAATTAACTAGTATTCCAGGGATGGGAAAGAAGACGGCGATGCTCTTAATAGTTCTTACAGATGGATTTACCAGTTTTGAGAATGCCAGGCAGCTTTGTTGTTTTACCGGGATCACTCCAACGATCAGGCAATCCGGAACCAGTGTAAGAGGACGCAGTCGAATAAGCAAGGTCGGGAATCGAAAGCTTCGGAATCTACTATTTATGTGCAGCTTCACTGCTTGCAAAACCAACAAGGCCTGCAGGGAAATTTATGAGCGGATTGTAGAGAAAGGTAAGAGTAAGAAACTGGCACTAATAGCCGTTTGTAATAAGCTCCTGAAGCAGGCATTTGCCATCGCCAAATCAGGTAGTTTTTACCAGGAAAATTATATGTCCAAATTAGCTTAA
- a CDS encoding sulfite exporter TauE/SafE family protein gives MDLMQILGYVGAVFIGLVLGLIGGGGSILTVPVLVYLLSINPVTATAYSLFVVGSSSLVGAGKNIQKKNVKFKTALTFAIPAVIAVFSTRKFIVPAIPEEIAQIGDFMLTKDIVIMLFFAVIMLLASFSMILDKKSDLKESSDVSKAEKSTFMLPVLGVFTGLITGVVGAGGGFIIIPILVILAGLSMKKAVGTSLLIIAINSLLGFLGDVTHMQIDWVFLLIFTALSMSGIVLGVYLNKFFDGSKLKKAFGWFVLVMGIYIIYKELTL, from the coding sequence ATGGATTTAATGCAAATTTTAGGCTATGTAGGGGCCGTTTTTATAGGTCTGGTTTTGGGATTGATTGGAGGTGGCGGTTCTATCTTAACGGTACCGGTTCTCGTGTACCTTTTATCTATTAACCCGGTTACGGCAACAGCCTATTCCTTATTTGTAGTGGGAAGCTCTTCTCTGGTGGGTGCCGGAAAGAATATTCAGAAGAAGAATGTCAAATTTAAAACTGCGCTGACGTTTGCCATCCCGGCCGTGATCGCCGTTTTTAGCACCCGAAAATTCATAGTGCCTGCCATTCCGGAAGAAATTGCGCAGATCGGAGATTTCATGCTTACCAAAGATATCGTGATCATGCTCTTTTTTGCAGTCATCATGTTACTGGCATCCTTTTCCATGATCCTGGATAAAAAAAGCGACTTAAAGGAAAGTTCCGACGTTTCGAAAGCTGAGAAGAGTACATTCATGCTTCCAGTTCTGGGAGTCTTCACCGGTCTAATAACAGGAGTTGTTGGAGCAGGAGGAGGTTTTATCATCATTCCTATTTTGGTGATCCTGGCCGGACTTTCCATGAAAAAAGCTGTTGGAACCTCTTTACTGATTATCGCCATCAATTCCTTACTCGGTTTTCTGGGTGATGTCACTCATATGCAGATAGATTGGGTGTTTTTGCTCATCTTCACTGCACTATCCATGAGTGGAATCGTTTTGGGAGTATACCTGAATAAGTTCTTCGACGGAAGCAAACTGAAGAAAGCTTTCGGCTGGTTTGTACTGGTCATGGGAATCTATATAATTTACAAAGAATTGACGCTTTGA
- a CDS encoding MBL fold metallo-hydrolase, producing MLKQFGANPGGERQARIESCNNYENGAFQNVLPTQVSPENSSFLKMLWKFMNKPANVRPQQNLPSVSTNLNELPQQAFVWFGHSSYLLKLHGKTILIDPVFSGNAAPVSFFGKAFPGADVYKAEDMPKIDLLLLTHDHYDHLDYLTVSKLKPKVSKIVTSLGVGSHLQKWGFSETIITELNWWDSAEFWNALKITAAPARHFSGRSFSRFKTLWSSFILQFEEFQVYLGGDSGYSNSFQDIGKRFGPFDLAVMECGQYNENWPEIHMFPEQSVQAALDLQAKMAIPVHHSKFALAMHPWNEPLQRFHRAASEKELYVVSPMIGEVYNFSEDYQQKEWWIAAER from the coding sequence ATGCTAAAACAATTTGGTGCGAATCCCGGCGGAGAGCGACAGGCGCGAATAGAAAGTTGCAATAATTATGAAAATGGAGCCTTTCAGAATGTACTTCCCACGCAGGTAAGTCCGGAAAATTCCAGTTTTCTGAAAATGCTTTGGAAATTCATGAATAAACCGGCAAATGTTCGCCCACAGCAGAACCTGCCCAGCGTTTCAACCAATTTGAACGAACTGCCGCAGCAGGCTTTTGTGTGGTTTGGCCATTCTTCTTACCTGTTGAAACTGCACGGAAAAACCATTCTTATAGACCCCGTTTTCAGCGGGAATGCCGCGCCGGTTAGTTTCTTCGGAAAAGCTTTTCCCGGTGCCGATGTGTATAAGGCGGAAGATATGCCGAAAATTGACCTGTTACTGCTGACGCACGATCATTACGATCATCTCGATTATCTCACCGTTTCCAAACTGAAACCGAAAGTGAGCAAGATTGTGACCAGTCTCGGGGTAGGGAGTCACTTGCAAAAATGGGGTTTTTCGGAAACAATAATTACTGAGCTGAACTGGTGGGATTCAGCGGAATTTTGGAATGCATTGAAAATTACCGCCGCACCCGCCAGGCATTTTTCCGGAAGAAGTTTCAGCAGATTTAAAACTTTATGGTCTTCCTTTATCCTGCAGTTTGAAGAATTCCAGGTGTATCTGGGAGGAGACAGTGGCTATTCCAACAGTTTTCAGGATATAGGGAAGCGTTTTGGACCGTTCGACCTGGCCGTAATGGAATGCGGGCAGTACAATGAGAACTGGCCGGAGATCCATATGTTTCCGGAACAAAGCGTACAGGCTGCTTTAGACCTGCAGGCGAAAATGGCCATTCCGGTGCATCATTCCAAATTCGCCCTGGCGATGCATCCCTGGAATGAGCCTTTGCAGCGTTTTCATCGTGCTGCTTCGGAAAAAGAGCTATATGTGGTTTCTCCAATGATTGGAGAAGTTTATAATTTTTCCGAAGATTACCAGCAGAAAGAATGGTGGATCGCTGCGGAACGCTAA
- a CDS encoding cytochrome ubiquinol oxidase subunit I: MENLDFARLQMAFTLGFHIIFACIGMVMPFFMIISHKKWLNTRKEVYLNLTKAWQRGVAIFFVTGAVSGTALSFELGMLWPEFMKHAGPVIGMPFSLEGAAFFVEAIALGFYLYGWNKLPERFHWFTGIIIGISGVLSGILVVSANAWMNSPAGFEVVNGEFVNIDPVAAFFNAAWLSQAVHMTLAAFAATGFAVAGIHAFQILRNKRPELHKEAFKIALFFGAVAAILQPISGDLSAKDVAKRQPVKLAAMEAHYETEAGAPLFIGGIVDEENQEVNGKIEIPKALSFLAFGDFDAEVQGLNDFPKEDHPPVSIVHYAFQVMVGIGTLMMLAGILFFISFRKKSWLDKRSFWWLFALMSPLGFLALEAGWVVTEVGRQPWIVYQVMRTSEAVTPMPGLQFSFYLYVVVYLILAITVFWLMQRQIRVLNQTTE; this comes from the coding sequence ATGGAAAACCTGGATTTTGCCAGACTTCAAATGGCCTTCACGCTCGGCTTCCATATTATTTTTGCGTGTATTGGGATGGTGATGCCGTTCTTCATGATCATTTCCCACAAAAAATGGCTGAATACCCGAAAGGAAGTATACCTTAATTTAACGAAAGCCTGGCAACGCGGTGTGGCGATTTTTTTCGTTACCGGAGCAGTTTCTGGAACGGCGCTTTCCTTTGAACTGGGAATGTTATGGCCAGAATTTATGAAACATGCCGGCCCGGTGATTGGAATGCCTTTTTCACTGGAAGGCGCTGCATTCTTTGTAGAAGCCATCGCTCTTGGATTTTACCTGTATGGCTGGAATAAATTACCAGAGCGTTTTCACTGGTTCACCGGTATCATAATTGGTATTTCCGGGGTTCTGTCAGGAATACTGGTGGTATCTGCCAATGCCTGGATGAATTCACCCGCTGGTTTTGAAGTAGTGAATGGGGAATTTGTAAATATCGATCCTGTTGCTGCCTTTTTTAATGCTGCCTGGTTGAGCCAGGCGGTGCATATGACCCTGGCTGCTTTTGCCGCTACCGGTTTTGCGGTGGCCGGGATTCATGCTTTCCAGATACTTCGGAATAAAAGGCCGGAACTGCATAAGGAGGCTTTTAAAATTGCGTTGTTCTTTGGTGCGGTGGCTGCCATTCTTCAGCCAATTAGCGGAGACCTTTCTGCGAAAGATGTAGCCAAGCGCCAACCTGTAAAGCTTGCTGCCATGGAAGCTCATTACGAGACCGAAGCCGGTGCACCTTTGTTTATAGGTGGAATTGTGGATGAAGAAAATCAGGAAGTCAATGGAAAGATCGAAATTCCGAAAGCCCTGTCATTTTTGGCCTTTGGAGATTTTGATGCGGAAGTTCAGGGGCTCAATGATTTTCCGAAAGAGGATCATCCGCCGGTTTCGATCGTACATTATGCCTTTCAGGTAATGGTAGGAATTGGAACCTTGATGATGCTTGCCGGGATCTTGTTTTTTATCAGTTTCAGAAAAAAAAGCTGGCTGGATAAACGCAGTTTTTGGTGGCTTTTCGCGCTGATGAGTCCGTTGGGCTTTTTGGCTTTAGAGGCGGGCTGGGTAGTGACAGAGGTGGGCCGGCAGCCCTGGATCGTGTACCAGGTGATGCGAACCAGTGAGGCTGTGACTCCAATGCCGGGGCTGCAATTTAGTTTTTACCTGTACGTTGTGGTTTATCTCATTTTAGCGATCACCGTTTTCTGGTTGATGCAAAGGCAGATCAGGGTGCTTAATCAAACAACCGAATAA
- a CDS encoding SMI1/KNR4 family protein: protein MDSPLKQATFIRIKEHSKENLGSGTDETKIAKLESALKIKIPEEYRIFLEEIGYAEIYGDQIYSIYNIPDEIPCHGLHWLNKKNEYLSDGFIRFFSNDIDGRFYIHEQSGKVYLNSKDNLFAKSFFDFINKMLSL, encoded by the coding sequence ATGGATTCTCCTTTAAAACAAGCCACTTTCATAAGAATAAAAGAACATTCAAAAGAAAATTTAGGATCTGGAACAGATGAAACTAAAATTGCAAAATTAGAATCTGCTCTAAAAATTAAGATTCCAGAAGAATATAGAATTTTCCTAGAAGAAATCGGATATGCAGAAATTTATGGAGATCAGATTTATTCGATTTATAACATTCCCGATGAAATTCCTTGTCATGGATTACACTGGTTAAATAAGAAGAATGAATATCTATCAGATGGATTTATTCGATTTTTCTCAAATGATATTGATGGAAGGTTTTATATTCATGAGCAGAGTGGTAAAGTTTACCTCAATTCAAAAGATAATTTGTTTGCAAAATCATTTTTCGATTTTATAAACAAAATGTTATCTCTATAA
- a CDS encoding DUF2231 domain-containing protein produces the protein MNELPEFFRTEVYHPLFVHFPIVLLLIATLFKIVSLWSKKVTYSEGGSILLILGVISVWIAVYTGDQADGIVSRQLCDPTVLKEHENLATTTAWIFSMALVLDLLLRYVESFRKKSAYYIVALLMLAGSVTLTLAGHHGAELVYQQAAGVNVPSEDCSEFN, from the coding sequence ATGAACGAATTACCAGAATTTTTCCGAACAGAGGTTTACCACCCTCTGTTCGTTCATTTTCCGATTGTCCTGTTGCTGATTGCGACCCTTTTTAAGATTGTGAGTTTGTGGTCTAAAAAGGTCACTTATTCTGAAGGAGGCAGCATTTTGCTTATTCTGGGGGTAATCAGTGTTTGGATCGCGGTTTATACTGGTGACCAGGCAGATGGGATCGTTTCCAGGCAACTTTGTGACCCAACGGTACTTAAAGAACATGAAAACCTGGCCACTACTACTGCCTGGATATTTTCTATGGCCTTGGTGCTGGATCTTTTGCTGAGGTACGTGGAATCATTTAGGAAAAAATCTGCCTATTACATCGTAGCTTTGCTAATGCTGGCAGGATCGGTAACGCTTACACTGGCCGGCCACCATGGCGCCGAACTGGTTTACCAGCAGGCAGCCGGTGTGAATGTTCCAAGCGAAGATTGTTCAGAATTCAATTAA
- a CDS encoding Crp/Fnr family transcriptional regulator, with protein MEKELKEAYGFLFEKELLEEIVEVGTYRSVPAGEKIMDIGSYVNSMPLMLTGAIKILREDSEGNELLLYFLERGDTCAMTLSCCLGQTKSEVRAVAETDTHLIMIPIGKMEEWTAKYKSWRNFVFESYSTRLSEMLDTIDTIAFLNMDERLMRYLRDKAKITGDETIQNTHQQIAYDLHTSRVVVSRLLKKLELEGKIKLQRNQIQVIDL; from the coding sequence ATGGAAAAAGAACTCAAAGAAGCTTACGGATTTTTATTTGAAAAGGAACTCCTGGAAGAGATCGTGGAAGTTGGCACGTATCGCAGTGTTCCGGCCGGCGAAAAGATCATGGATATTGGGAGCTATGTGAACAGTATGCCGCTAATGCTAACCGGTGCGATCAAGATCCTGAGAGAAGATTCTGAAGGCAATGAACTGTTGCTGTATTTCCTGGAACGTGGCGATACCTGTGCCATGACCCTGAGTTGCTGCCTGGGACAAACGAAAAGCGAGGTGCGCGCGGTTGCTGAAACCGATACGCATCTTATCATGATCCCAATCGGGAAAATGGAGGAATGGACGGCGAAATACAAAAGCTGGAGAAACTTCGTATTTGAGTCTTATTCTACCCGGCTCAGCGAAATGTTGGATACCATTGATACCATTGCCTTTCTAAATATGGATGAGCGCCTGATGCGCTACCTTCGTGACAAAGCCAAAATAACAGGCGATGAGACTATCCAGAATACCCATCAGCAGATTGCCTATGATCTTCATACTTCGAGGGTTGTAGTGAGCAGGCTACTGAAAAAGCTCGAGCTGGAAGGCAAGATCAAGCTGCAAAGGAACCAGATACAGGTCATCGATCTTTAG
- a CDS encoding IS110 family transposase, translating into MKNCELAVGIDVSKKTLDVFIHNHSKHRVFDNTKSGYISLIKWVGKFCDNEKSVLYCFEHTGNYSLKLAIFMQTNGLVYVQENPIVVKRSSGLVRMKTDRVDAELIARYAWLHREELECSSIRDEALLELGRLLSLRDQLVRNRSGLMGTLEELSGLLSSPSTDVSCKSLKHTIAYLSKQILKLEKQIDQLLKREEDLGKNYKLLTSLKGVGRILACQLLYHTCNFERFSSWRQFSSYCGTAPFEHSSGTSVFKRAKGHPLSDRKMKSLLSMASVSAIQHDGELRAYYQRKVAEGKPKMIALNNVRNKLLSRVFAVIKRGTPYVDLCKYAA; encoded by the coding sequence ATGAAAAATTGCGAGTTAGCCGTAGGGATCGATGTATCCAAAAAGACTTTAGATGTTTTTATTCATAATCATAGTAAACATCGGGTATTCGATAATACAAAATCAGGCTATATTTCCCTTATCAAATGGGTTGGTAAATTCTGCGATAATGAAAAATCAGTTTTATACTGTTTTGAGCATACCGGGAATTATTCTTTAAAGCTGGCGATCTTCATGCAGACTAACGGTTTAGTGTATGTGCAAGAGAATCCAATCGTGGTTAAAAGATCTTCTGGATTAGTGAGAATGAAAACTGATCGTGTAGATGCAGAACTGATTGCCAGATATGCCTGGTTGCACCGGGAAGAGTTAGAGTGCAGTAGCATTCGGGATGAAGCCTTATTAGAGCTGGGTAGACTTTTAAGTTTAAGGGATCAGTTAGTTCGAAATCGTTCAGGACTTATGGGTACTTTAGAAGAGCTGAGCGGCCTTTTATCGAGTCCGTCAACAGATGTAAGCTGCAAAAGCTTAAAGCACACGATCGCTTATTTAAGCAAGCAAATTCTGAAACTGGAAAAGCAGATTGATCAGTTATTGAAACGAGAAGAAGATCTGGGGAAGAACTACAAACTTCTGACCAGCCTGAAAGGCGTAGGACGGATTCTGGCCTGCCAACTACTGTATCACACCTGTAATTTTGAACGTTTTAGTAGCTGGCGGCAGTTCTCGAGTTACTGCGGAACAGCACCCTTCGAGCACAGTTCAGGAACCAGTGTATTTAAACGAGCTAAAGGACATCCCCTGAGTGACCGAAAAATGAAAAGTCTGCTGAGTATGGCCAGTGTATCAGCGATCCAGCATGATGGAGAATTACGAGCATATTACCAGCGAAAAGTGGCAGAAGGAAAGCCGAAAATGATTGCCTTGAATAATGTTCGAAACAAGTTGTTATCTAGAGTATTTGCGGTGATCAAACGAGGCACACCCTATGTTGATTTGTGTAAATATGCCGCATAA